One window of the Rosa rugosa chromosome 3, drRosRugo1.1, whole genome shotgun sequence genome contains the following:
- the LOC133736177 gene encoding uncharacterized protein At2g34160-like, with product MDGLTEAVNDMHIADSAANKKNRIQVSNTKKPLFFYVNLAKKYMQLNNEVELSGLGMAIATVVTIAEILKNNGLAVEKKIITKTVDMREDAGGRPIQKAKIEILLGKSDKFDEIMAAAAEEANEYEEQS from the exons ATGGACGGTCTCACCGAAGCAGTGAACGACATGCACATCGCCGATTCAGCGGCCAACAAGAAGAATCGCATCCAAGTCTCAAACACCAAGAAACCACTCTTCTTCTATGTCAATCTCGCCAAG AAGTACATGCAGCTCAACAATGAGGTGGAGCTTTCCGGTCTCGGAATGG CTATTGCTACAGTTGTTACCATTGCTGAGATTCTCAAGAACAATGGATTGGCTGTTGAGAAGA AGATCATCACCAAAACTGTTGACATGAGGGAGGATGCAGGAGGGCGCCCAATTCAGAAAGCTAAG ATTGAGATACTTCTGGGAAAGTCAGACAAGTTTGACGAGATAATGGCTGCTGCTGCCGAGGAAGCCAATGAATATGAGGAGCAGAGTTGA
- the LOC133736165 gene encoding cellulose synthase A catalytic subunit 1 [UDP-forming] isoform X2 — MEANAGMVAGSYKRNELVRIRHDSDSSAKPSKNLNGQICQICGDTVGLTATGDVFVACNECAFPVCRPCYEYERKDGNQACPQCKTRYKRHKGSPRVDGDEDEDDIDDLENEFNYAQGTSNARRQWQGDDPDLSSSSRHESGQPIPLLTNGQSVSGEIPCATPDNQSVRTTSGPLDPRQPVPVRIVDPSKDLNSYGLGNVDWKERVEGWKLKQDKNMMQMTSRYPEGKGDMEGTGSNGEELQMADDARQPLSRIVPISSSHLTPYRVVIILRLIILGFFLQYRATHPVKDAYPLWLISVICEIWFAFSWLLDQFPKWFPINRETYLDRLALRYDRDGEPSQLAPVDVFVSTVDPMKEPPLVTANTVLSILSVDYPVDKISCYVSDDGSAMLTFESLSETAEFARKWVPFCKKHNIEPRAPEFYFAQKIDYLKDKIQPSFVKERRAMKREYEEFKIRINALVAKAQKMPDEGWTMQDGTPWPGNNSRDHPGMIQVFLGHSGGLDTDGNELPRLVYVSREKRPGFQHHKKAGAMNALIRVSAVLTNGAYLLNVDCDHYFNNSKAVKEAMCFMMDPAYGKKTCYVQFPQRFDGIDMHDRYANRNIVFFDINLKGLDGIQGPVYVGTGCCFNRQALYGYDPVLTEEDLEPNIIFKSCCGSRKKGKTSNKKYIDKKRAVKRTESTIPIFNMEDIEEGVEGYDDERSLLMSQKSLEKRFGQSPVFIAATFMEQGGIPPTTNPATLLKEAIHVISCGYEDKTEWGKEIGWIYGSVTEDILTGFKMHARGWISVYCMPPRPAFKGSAPINLSDRLNQVLRWALGSIEILLSRHCPIWYGYNGRMKLLERIAYINTIVYPLTSIPLIAYCMLPAFCLLTNKFIIPEISNFASMWFILLFVSIAATGVLELRWSGVGIDDWWRNEQFWVIGGTSAHLFAVFQGLLKVLAGIDTNFTVTSKASDEDGDFAELYVFKWTALLIPPTTVLIVNLVGIVAGVSYAINSGYQSWGPLFGKLFFAMWVVAHLYPFLKGLLGRQNRTPTIVIVWSILLASIFSLLWVRIDPFTSDASKAASKGQCGVNC, encoded by the exons ATGGAAGCCAATGCCGGAATGGTGGCCGGCTCTTACAAGAGGAACGAGCTCGTTCGGATCCGTCACGATTCCGATAGCTCA GCGAAGCCCTCGAAGAATCTGAACGGCCAGATATGTCAGATCTGTGGTGACACTGTCGGGCTTACAGCTACTGGCGATGTCTTTGTTGCCTGTAATGAGTGTGCCTTCCCAGTTTGTCGGCCTTGTTATGAGTACGAGCGGAAAGATGGGAACCAGGCTTGTCCGCAATGCAAGACTAGATATAAAAGGCACAAAG GGAGTCCTCGCGTGGACggagatgaggatgaggatgataTTGATGATCTTGAGAATGAGTTCAATTATGCACAAGGAACTAGCAATGCAAGACGCCAATGGCAAGGAGATGATCCTGACCTCTCATCTTCCTCTAGACATGAATCTGGACAGCCAATTCCCCTTCTCACAAATGGACAATCG GTGTCTGGTGAGATACCCTGTGCTACTCCTGACAACCAATCTGTGCGAACTACATCAGGTCCTTTGGATCCACGGCAGCCAG TTCCCGTGAGAATAGTTGATCCTTCAAAGGACTTGAATTCCTATGGGCTAGGAAATGTTGACTGGAAAGAAAGGGTCGAAGGATGGAAACTCAAACAGGACAAAAATATGATGCAGATGACCAGTAGATACCCTGAAGGAAAGGGGGACATGGAAGGCACTGGTTCAAACGGAGAAGAACTCCAAAT GGCTGATGATGCTCGACAACCTTTGAGTCGTATTGTTCCTATCTCTTCATCTCATCTGACACCTTATCGTGTTGTGATCATACTTCGGCTTATCATTCTGGGTTTCTTTTTGCAATACCGTGCAACTCACCCAGTGAAAGATGCATATCCATTATGGCTAATATCAGTTATCTGTGAGATTTGGTTTGCTTTTTCATGGCTTCTGGATCAGTTTCCAAAATGGTTTCCCATAAATCGTGAGACCTATCTTGACAGGCTCGCACTGAG GTATGATCGTGATGGGGAACCATCTCAGTTAGCTCCAGTAGATGTGTTTGTGAGTACAGTGGATCCCATGAAAGAACCTCCTCTGGTTACAGCCAACACAGTTTTGTCCATACTTTCTGTGGATTACCCTGTGGACAAAATCTCTTGCTATGTGTCAGATGATGGATCTGCAATGCTGACATTTGAATCCCTTTCTGAAACTGCGGAGTTTGCTAGAAAGTGGGTGCCTTTCTGCAAGAAACACAACATTGAACCTAGAGCTCCTGAGTTTTATTTTGCTCAAAAGATTGATTACTTAAAAGACAAGATACAGCCTTCTTTTGTAAAAGAGCGCAGAGCAATGAAG AGAGAGTATGAAGAATTCAAGATAAGGATTAATGCCTTAGTTGCCAAGGCACAGAAGATGCCTGACGAAGGTTGGACAATGCAGGATGGGACTCCATGGCCTGGGAACAATTCTAGGGATCATCCAGGAATGATCCAG GTCTTCTTAGGCCACAGTGGCGGCCTTGATACAGATGGCAATGAGCTGCCTCGACTTGTTTATGTTTCTCGTGAGAAGAGACCTGGCTTCCAGCATCACAAAAAAGCTGGAGCAATGAATGCATTG ATTCGAGTTTCAGCTGTCCTGACAAATGGTGCATATCTTTTGAACGTTGATTGTGATCACTACTTCAATAACAGTAAAGCTGTTAAGGAAGCAATGTGTTTCATGATGGACCCAGCTTATGGGAAGAAGACCTGCTATGTACAGTTCCCACAACGTTTCGATGGGATTGACATGCACGATCGATATGCCAATCGTAACATTGTCTTCTTTGAT ATCAACTTGAAAGGGTTGGATGGCATCCAGGGTCCAGTCTATGTGGGAACTGGTTGCTGTTTCAACAGGCAAGCGCTATATGGGTATGATCCTGTTTTGACTGAGGAAGATTTGGAACCAAACATCATATTCAAGAGTTGTTGTGGTTCAAGAAAGAAGGGAAAGACCAGCAATAAGAAGTATATTGACAAGAAGAGGGCTGTCAAAAGAACTGAATCTACCATTCCCATTTTCAATATGGAAGACATTGAGGAGGGTGTTGAAG GTTATGATGATGAGAGGTCCCTTCTTATGTCTCAAAAGAGCTTAGAGAAGCGTTTTGGTCAATCTCCAGTTTTTATTGCAGCCACCTTCATGGAACAAGGGGGCATTCCACCTACAACAAACCCTGCAACTCTTTTGAAGGAAGCCATACATGTTATAAGCTGTGGGTATGAAGACAAGACCGAATGGGGAAAAGAG ATCGGATGGATCTATGGTTCTGTGACTGAAGATATTTTAACCGGGTTTAAGATGCATGCTCGTGGTTGGATATCAGTCTATTGCATGCCTCCCCGTCCAGCATTTAAGGGGTCTGCTCCCATCAATCTTTCTGATCGTTTGAACCAGGTGCTTCGGTGGGCCTTGGGATCCATTGAAATCTTGCTCAGCAGGCATTGTCCCATATGGTATGGCTACAATGGGAGAATGAAGCTTCTGGAGAGAATTGCATACATCAATACCATTGTTTATCCTCTCACATCTATACCACTGATTGCATACTGTATGCTTCCTGCGTTTTGCCTTCTCACAAATAAGTTCATCATTCCTGAG ATAAGCAACTTCGCTAGCATGTGGtttattcttctctttgtttcGATTGCCGCAACTGGAGTTCTTGAGCTTAGGTGGAGTGGAGTCGGCATTGATGACTGGTGGAGAAACGAACAGTTCTGGGTCATCGGTGGAACATCTGCTCATCTTTTCGCTGTCTTCCAAGGTCTCCTAAAAGTTCTTGCTGGGATTGACACCAACTTCACTGTCACATCAAAGGCCTCTGATGAGGATGGGGATTTTGCAGAGCTTTATGTGTTCAAGTGGACAGCACTTCTCATTCCTCCCACCACAGTTCTCATTGTGAACTTGGTAGGTATCGTGGCCGGTGTTTCATATGCCATAAACAGTGGGTACCAATCTTGGGGGCCACTTTTTGGCAAACTGTTTTTCGCCATGTGGGTCGTTGCCCATCTATACCCATTCTTGAAGGGTCTGTTGGGTCGCCAAAATCGTACCCCTACGATCGTCATTGTATGGTCTATCCTCCTTGCTTCGATATTTTCCTTGCTATGGGTGCGCATCGACCCATTCACATCAGACGCTTCAAAAGCTGCATCAAAAGGTCAATGTGGCGTCAATTGTTAG
- the LOC133736165 gene encoding cellulose synthase A catalytic subunit 1 [UDP-forming] isoform X1 — MEANAGMVAGSYKRNELVRIRHDSDSSAKPSKNLNGQICQICGDTVGLTATGDVFVACNECAFPVCRPCYEYERKDGNQACPQCKTRYKRHKGSPRVDGDEDEDDIDDLENEFNYAQGTSNARRQWQGDDPDLSSSSRHESGQPIPLLTNGQSSLQVSGEIPCATPDNQSVRTTSGPLDPRQPVPVRIVDPSKDLNSYGLGNVDWKERVEGWKLKQDKNMMQMTSRYPEGKGDMEGTGSNGEELQMADDARQPLSRIVPISSSHLTPYRVVIILRLIILGFFLQYRATHPVKDAYPLWLISVICEIWFAFSWLLDQFPKWFPINRETYLDRLALRYDRDGEPSQLAPVDVFVSTVDPMKEPPLVTANTVLSILSVDYPVDKISCYVSDDGSAMLTFESLSETAEFARKWVPFCKKHNIEPRAPEFYFAQKIDYLKDKIQPSFVKERRAMKREYEEFKIRINALVAKAQKMPDEGWTMQDGTPWPGNNSRDHPGMIQVFLGHSGGLDTDGNELPRLVYVSREKRPGFQHHKKAGAMNALIRVSAVLTNGAYLLNVDCDHYFNNSKAVKEAMCFMMDPAYGKKTCYVQFPQRFDGIDMHDRYANRNIVFFDINLKGLDGIQGPVYVGTGCCFNRQALYGYDPVLTEEDLEPNIIFKSCCGSRKKGKTSNKKYIDKKRAVKRTESTIPIFNMEDIEEGVEGYDDERSLLMSQKSLEKRFGQSPVFIAATFMEQGGIPPTTNPATLLKEAIHVISCGYEDKTEWGKEIGWIYGSVTEDILTGFKMHARGWISVYCMPPRPAFKGSAPINLSDRLNQVLRWALGSIEILLSRHCPIWYGYNGRMKLLERIAYINTIVYPLTSIPLIAYCMLPAFCLLTNKFIIPEISNFASMWFILLFVSIAATGVLELRWSGVGIDDWWRNEQFWVIGGTSAHLFAVFQGLLKVLAGIDTNFTVTSKASDEDGDFAELYVFKWTALLIPPTTVLIVNLVGIVAGVSYAINSGYQSWGPLFGKLFFAMWVVAHLYPFLKGLLGRQNRTPTIVIVWSILLASIFSLLWVRIDPFTSDASKAASKGQCGVNC; from the exons ATGGAAGCCAATGCCGGAATGGTGGCCGGCTCTTACAAGAGGAACGAGCTCGTTCGGATCCGTCACGATTCCGATAGCTCA GCGAAGCCCTCGAAGAATCTGAACGGCCAGATATGTCAGATCTGTGGTGACACTGTCGGGCTTACAGCTACTGGCGATGTCTTTGTTGCCTGTAATGAGTGTGCCTTCCCAGTTTGTCGGCCTTGTTATGAGTACGAGCGGAAAGATGGGAACCAGGCTTGTCCGCAATGCAAGACTAGATATAAAAGGCACAAAG GGAGTCCTCGCGTGGACggagatgaggatgaggatgataTTGATGATCTTGAGAATGAGTTCAATTATGCACAAGGAACTAGCAATGCAAGACGCCAATGGCAAGGAGATGATCCTGACCTCTCATCTTCCTCTAGACATGAATCTGGACAGCCAATTCCCCTTCTCACAAATGGACAATCG TCTCTTCAGGTGTCTGGTGAGATACCCTGTGCTACTCCTGACAACCAATCTGTGCGAACTACATCAGGTCCTTTGGATCCACGGCAGCCAG TTCCCGTGAGAATAGTTGATCCTTCAAAGGACTTGAATTCCTATGGGCTAGGAAATGTTGACTGGAAAGAAAGGGTCGAAGGATGGAAACTCAAACAGGACAAAAATATGATGCAGATGACCAGTAGATACCCTGAAGGAAAGGGGGACATGGAAGGCACTGGTTCAAACGGAGAAGAACTCCAAAT GGCTGATGATGCTCGACAACCTTTGAGTCGTATTGTTCCTATCTCTTCATCTCATCTGACACCTTATCGTGTTGTGATCATACTTCGGCTTATCATTCTGGGTTTCTTTTTGCAATACCGTGCAACTCACCCAGTGAAAGATGCATATCCATTATGGCTAATATCAGTTATCTGTGAGATTTGGTTTGCTTTTTCATGGCTTCTGGATCAGTTTCCAAAATGGTTTCCCATAAATCGTGAGACCTATCTTGACAGGCTCGCACTGAG GTATGATCGTGATGGGGAACCATCTCAGTTAGCTCCAGTAGATGTGTTTGTGAGTACAGTGGATCCCATGAAAGAACCTCCTCTGGTTACAGCCAACACAGTTTTGTCCATACTTTCTGTGGATTACCCTGTGGACAAAATCTCTTGCTATGTGTCAGATGATGGATCTGCAATGCTGACATTTGAATCCCTTTCTGAAACTGCGGAGTTTGCTAGAAAGTGGGTGCCTTTCTGCAAGAAACACAACATTGAACCTAGAGCTCCTGAGTTTTATTTTGCTCAAAAGATTGATTACTTAAAAGACAAGATACAGCCTTCTTTTGTAAAAGAGCGCAGAGCAATGAAG AGAGAGTATGAAGAATTCAAGATAAGGATTAATGCCTTAGTTGCCAAGGCACAGAAGATGCCTGACGAAGGTTGGACAATGCAGGATGGGACTCCATGGCCTGGGAACAATTCTAGGGATCATCCAGGAATGATCCAG GTCTTCTTAGGCCACAGTGGCGGCCTTGATACAGATGGCAATGAGCTGCCTCGACTTGTTTATGTTTCTCGTGAGAAGAGACCTGGCTTCCAGCATCACAAAAAAGCTGGAGCAATGAATGCATTG ATTCGAGTTTCAGCTGTCCTGACAAATGGTGCATATCTTTTGAACGTTGATTGTGATCACTACTTCAATAACAGTAAAGCTGTTAAGGAAGCAATGTGTTTCATGATGGACCCAGCTTATGGGAAGAAGACCTGCTATGTACAGTTCCCACAACGTTTCGATGGGATTGACATGCACGATCGATATGCCAATCGTAACATTGTCTTCTTTGAT ATCAACTTGAAAGGGTTGGATGGCATCCAGGGTCCAGTCTATGTGGGAACTGGTTGCTGTTTCAACAGGCAAGCGCTATATGGGTATGATCCTGTTTTGACTGAGGAAGATTTGGAACCAAACATCATATTCAAGAGTTGTTGTGGTTCAAGAAAGAAGGGAAAGACCAGCAATAAGAAGTATATTGACAAGAAGAGGGCTGTCAAAAGAACTGAATCTACCATTCCCATTTTCAATATGGAAGACATTGAGGAGGGTGTTGAAG GTTATGATGATGAGAGGTCCCTTCTTATGTCTCAAAAGAGCTTAGAGAAGCGTTTTGGTCAATCTCCAGTTTTTATTGCAGCCACCTTCATGGAACAAGGGGGCATTCCACCTACAACAAACCCTGCAACTCTTTTGAAGGAAGCCATACATGTTATAAGCTGTGGGTATGAAGACAAGACCGAATGGGGAAAAGAG ATCGGATGGATCTATGGTTCTGTGACTGAAGATATTTTAACCGGGTTTAAGATGCATGCTCGTGGTTGGATATCAGTCTATTGCATGCCTCCCCGTCCAGCATTTAAGGGGTCTGCTCCCATCAATCTTTCTGATCGTTTGAACCAGGTGCTTCGGTGGGCCTTGGGATCCATTGAAATCTTGCTCAGCAGGCATTGTCCCATATGGTATGGCTACAATGGGAGAATGAAGCTTCTGGAGAGAATTGCATACATCAATACCATTGTTTATCCTCTCACATCTATACCACTGATTGCATACTGTATGCTTCCTGCGTTTTGCCTTCTCACAAATAAGTTCATCATTCCTGAG ATAAGCAACTTCGCTAGCATGTGGtttattcttctctttgtttcGATTGCCGCAACTGGAGTTCTTGAGCTTAGGTGGAGTGGAGTCGGCATTGATGACTGGTGGAGAAACGAACAGTTCTGGGTCATCGGTGGAACATCTGCTCATCTTTTCGCTGTCTTCCAAGGTCTCCTAAAAGTTCTTGCTGGGATTGACACCAACTTCACTGTCACATCAAAGGCCTCTGATGAGGATGGGGATTTTGCAGAGCTTTATGTGTTCAAGTGGACAGCACTTCTCATTCCTCCCACCACAGTTCTCATTGTGAACTTGGTAGGTATCGTGGCCGGTGTTTCATATGCCATAAACAGTGGGTACCAATCTTGGGGGCCACTTTTTGGCAAACTGTTTTTCGCCATGTGGGTCGTTGCCCATCTATACCCATTCTTGAAGGGTCTGTTGGGTCGCCAAAATCGTACCCCTACGATCGTCATTGTATGGTCTATCCTCCTTGCTTCGATATTTTCCTTGCTATGGGTGCGCATCGACCCATTCACATCAGACGCTTCAAAAGCTGCATCAAAAGGTCAATGTGGCGTCAATTGTTAG
- the LOC133736174 gene encoding transcription factor HY5 gives MLQDQATSSLAASSLPSSSERSSSSAFQLELKEGMESDEEIRRVPEIGGESAGASVSGREAGSVAGPDRVQVAGENQRKRGRSPADKESKRLKRLLRNRVSAQQARERKKAYLSDLEVRVKDLEQKNSELDERLSTLQNENQMLRHILKNTTASRRGGSGANADGSL, from the exons ATGTTGCAAGACCAGGCGACCAGCTCTCTTGCCGCCAGCTCTCTGCCTTCGAGCAGTGAGAGGTCTTCCAGCTCTGCATTCCAGCTCGAACTTAAAGAAG GCATGGAAAGTGATGAGGAGATCAGGAGAGTGCCGGAGATTGGAGGCGAATCAGCCGGAGCATCGGTCTCTGGCAGGGAAGCCGGTTCGGTGGCCGGTCCAGACCGGGTCCAAGTGGCAGGTGAGAACCAAAGAAAGAGGGGAAGAAGCCCAGCTGACAAGGAAAGCAAGAGGTTGAAGAG GTTGTTAAGGAACAGAGTCTCTGCTCAGCAAGCGAGGGAAAGGAAGAAGGCATACTTGAGTGACTTGGAAGTTAGAGTGAAAGACTTGGAGCAGAAGAATTCTGAGCTTGATGAGAGGCTCTCTACTTTGCAGAATGAGAATCAGATGCTTAGACAT ATATTGAAGAACACAACAGCAAGCCGGCGAGGAGGTAGTGGTGCAAATGCTGATGGATCTTTGTAG
- the LOC133736172 gene encoding protein OVEREXPRESSOR OF CATIONIC PEROXIDASE 3 → MAFASALNAPNGLHRLPSSRHEITRTGPASLVLPRHLPARFSSTLAFARRKNHRAAVTSAQPKLKKKSAAKNEEDEVDGDAIDALFSLLEEDLRNDGVSFDDDGEDDEISEEDLARLEEELAEAFGAVDEDEDEEEDDEDGDGDVDVVQSDATEEEEEEEEEDDDEVEVAVKLKTWQFRRLASALKVGRRKTSIKALAAELCLDRALVLQMLRDPPPNLLMLSAALPAPKKSVPEPKPVETVVETTVETLVEPTTDAAVVETAVKVPVHVRQQKFSGQKRLKKVHLDTLERVYRRTKRPTNAIVSSIVHVTNLPRKRIVKWFEDKRSEEGVPDSRHPYQPSAPTTVN, encoded by the exons ATGGCTTTCGCTTCGGCGCTCAACGCTCCTAACGGCCTTCATCGTCTACCGTCTTCCCGCCACGAAATAACCCGAACCGGACCCGCCAGTCTGGTCCTGCCACGTCACCTTCCGGCCCGCTTCTCATCCACGCTCGCCTTCGCCCGCCGTAAAAACCACCGCGCCGCGGTGACGTCAGCTCAGCCGAAGTTAAAGAAG AAAAGCGCGGCGAAGAATGAGGAGGATGAAGTGGACGGCGATGCTATAGACGCTTTGTTTTCGCTGCTGGAGGAAGACCTCAGAAACGACGGCGTGTCGTTTGATGATGACGGCGAAGACGACGAGATAAGCGAAGAGGACCTGGCTAGGCTTGAAGAGGAACTGGCGGAGGCGTTTGGTGCGgttgatgaggatgaggatgaagagGAGGATGACGAAGACGGGGACGGCGATGTTGATGTTGTTCAGAGCGATGcgactgaagaagaagaagaagaggaggaggaggacgacgATGAAGTTGAAGTTGCTGTGAAGCTTAAGACTTGGCAATTTCGGAGATTGGCTTCAGCTTTAAAAGTCGGTCGCCGCAAAACCAGT ATAAAAGCCCTTGCAGCTGAGCTTTGTCTTGACAGGGCTCTTGTTCTTCAAATGCTTCGTGATCCGCCTCCAAATCTTTTGATGCTCAGTGCTGCTCTACCTGCTCCTAAAAAATCTGTGCCTGAACCAAAGCCTGTAGAAACTGTTGTGGAAACCACTGTGGAAACTCTTGTGGAACCTACTACAGATGCTGCAGTGGTCGAAACTGCGGTGAAGGTGCCGGTTCATGTCCGGCAACAAAAGTTTTCTGGTCAGAAGAGACTGAAGAAAGTGCATCTTGACACCCTTGAAAGAGTTTATAGAAGAACAAAGCGCCCAACA AATGCAATTGTCAGCAGCATAGTGCATGTGACAAACCTGCCGCGCAAGAGAATTGTGAAATGGTTTGAAGACAAACGTTCTGAAGAGGGGGTTCCTGACTCTCGGCACCCATATCAACCGTCTGCTCCTACTACTGTCAACTAG
- the LOC133736173 gene encoding uncharacterized protein LOC133736173 has translation MATASSSSSSSSKGWMGNIQTKAARIFFILIIFQIPLFRVPCRAGMCTTPLHFTSSQLITSEIFPVPVVKALLYPGALANGLVRNMTVPSWNNLLEIYNLTNAKEANPVTDLQRLEVLTGSYFSVAGALVGVLKSGRMSMFGTLLLIWGLIKEGILGKPVNTDPTKAVYVYPTMLLALIAAFSSIKYNAKKIVRPAPARPIAKPLQRSSKSKLK, from the exons ATGGCAACTGCTtcttcgtcgtcgtcgtcgtcgtccaAAGGATGGATGGGCAATATCCAAACGAAGGCTGCTCGCATCTTTTTCATTCTAATCATTTTTCAGATCCCACTTTTCAG AGTTCCATGCAGAGCTGGTATGTGTACCACACCATTGCATTTCACATCTTCCCAGCTGATTACAAGTGAGATCTTTCCTGTTCCTGTAGTAAAGGCTCTTCTCTACCCTGGAGCTCTTGCAAATGGCCTCGTAAGGAACATGACTGTTCCAAGCTGGAATAACTTGTTAGAAATCTATAACTTGACCAATGCAAAGGAAGCCAATCCAGTTACTGATCTCCAGCGCTTAGAG GTTCTAACAGGGAGCTACTTCTCTGTGGCTGGAGCCCTTGTGGGTGTTCTGAAATCAGGGAGGATGAGCATGTTTGGGACACTTCTATTAATTTGGGGCCTCATCAAAGAAGGGATCTTAGGAAAGCCTGTGAACACAGATCCTACTAAAGCTGTCTATGTCTACCCAACTATGTTGCTTGCCTTGATCGCTGCCTTCTCATCTATAAAGTATAATGCGAAGAAGATTGTTAGACCTGCACCTGCTAGGCCTATTGCAAAGCCTCTTCAGAGGTCTTCAAAATCTAAGCTGAAATGA